A stretch of DNA from Melioribacteraceae bacterium 4301-Me:
AGCTAACGCAGCAGCGACGCCAATTCCGTTATCGGCTCCAAGAGTAGTACCTTTTGCTTTTACCCAGTCTCCATCAACATAAGGTTGTATCGGGTCTTTTTCAAAATCATGTTGTACATCGCTGTTTTTTTCAGCCACCATATCAAGATGACACTGGAGCGTAACAGTCTGTAAATTTTCTTTTCCTTCAGTAGCTTTCTTTTTAACAAGAATGTTGCCAAACTTATCTACTTTATACTCAAGATTATTTTTTTTAGCAAATGAAATAATATATTGTGAAATTTTCTCTTCTTTGCGAGAAGGACGCGGAATCTTACAGATTTCTTCAAAATGATTCCATAATATTTGTGGTTGTAAACGACCAAGTTTTTCACCCATCTTGGTTCTCCTTTTTTTGAATTTCTTTGAAAGTTATTAATCTTTGTTCATATAGCTGAGTTATATACTTAGAAATTCTGTATTCTGCTTGATAAAATCCATCACCAAATTTTTCTTTCATTTTTTTAGCAATACTGCCAACAGTAGTAAGACCATCCATATTTAACCAGACAAACGAACCATACTCGTCGAGGTTTAATTTTATATTAGGTGACTTTAATAGAGGCAAAAGATATTTTACAGCTAACTTCCTTTTAAATTTTGGAATTAAAATAGTCACTTGTGACTGAGCATCTGATTCAAAAGAACATAACCTAATTGGAGTAAGTTCTAAAGCATTTTTCCCTTTAAGAATTTTTCTACGCTCGAGAAACTCACTTAGCATAAAAATTTCCTTTTTACATAGAAATATGTGGTGCTGCTGGTTCGTCTGGCTTGCCAGCATGTTTAACAGGGATTCTAATCAAATACCAAGCTATAAAAGCAAAGACGATTAGGCTAATCCAAAATGATGGTTCTTTAAAGAAACTAAAGATTGGAATTTCCCAGAATGCAAAAGC
This window harbors:
- a CDS encoding PqqD family protein translates to MLSEFLERRKILKGKNALELTPIRLCSFESDAQSQVTILIPKFKRKLAVKYLLPLLKSPNIKLNLDEYGSFVWLNMDGLTTVGSIAKKMKEKFGDGFYQAEYRISKYITQLYEQRLITFKEIQKKENQDG